One genomic window of uncultured Campylobacter sp. includes the following:
- a CDS encoding MalY/PatB family protein: MGLFDFISGKEKYDFDTLPNRRGTKSLKWDVGENELPMWVADMDFAVAPEIIEALQKRLNERVLGYSLVDDEWRSTYQGWWLARHDYEIQKEWLIYAGGTLPAIDSIIRKLTSPAENVLLMSPVYNCFYYCIKNAARVPIENELAYAGGDYSIDWEDLKAKLADPQTTLFILCNPHNPVGRTFSRDDLARIGELCEKHGVTVLSDEVHCDLTEPGVRYTPFAAASKICERISASIIAPTKAFNIAGLQSAAVFAADKRLRHKISKALNSDDIAEPNFFGVQGAIAAFTKGAAWLDALREYLSENRKFATEFIARELPQVRVVPQDATYLMWLDAGAYTQDSAELARFIREKTGLYLSCGAQYGKGGEKFLRLNIATSRALLKDGLGRLKEALKICPH, from the coding sequence ATGGGACTTTTTGATTTTATAAGCGGCAAGGAGAAATACGACTTCGACACCCTGCCAAACCGCCGCGGCACGAAGTCGCTTAAATGGGACGTAGGCGAGAATGAGCTTCCGATGTGGGTCGCGGATATGGACTTTGCCGTAGCGCCCGAGATCATCGAGGCTCTACAAAAGCGGCTGAACGAGCGAGTTTTGGGCTATTCGCTTGTAGATGATGAGTGGCGCAGCACGTATCAAGGCTGGTGGCTCGCGCGCCACGATTATGAAATCCAAAAGGAGTGGCTGATCTATGCTGGCGGCACGCTGCCTGCGATCGATTCGATCATCCGCAAGCTCACCTCGCCCGCCGAAAACGTGCTGCTGATGAGCCCGGTTTATAACTGCTTTTACTACTGCATCAAAAACGCCGCCCGCGTGCCGATAGAAAACGAGCTTGCCTACGCCGGCGGCGATTATAGCATTGATTGGGAGGATTTGAAGGCTAAGCTCGCCGATCCGCAGACGACGCTTTTTATTCTTTGTAACCCACATAATCCAGTCGGCCGCACCTTTAGCAGGGACGATCTTGCTCGTATCGGCGAGCTGTGCGAGAAGCACGGCGTGACGGTGCTTAGCGATGAGGTGCATTGCGATCTGACCGAGCCCGGCGTGCGTTACACGCCATTTGCTGCCGCGAGTAAGATCTGCGAGAGGATTTCGGCTAGCATAATCGCGCCAACCAAGGCGTTTAACATCGCGGGGCTGCAGAGCGCGGCAGTTTTTGCCGCGGATAAACGCTTGCGTCATAAAATTTCAAAGGCGCTAAATTCCGACGACATCGCCGAGCCGAATTTTTTCGGCGTCCAGGGCGCGATCGCCGCATTTACGAAGGGTGCGGCGTGGCTGGATGCTCTGCGCGAATACCTCAGCGAAAATCGCAAATTCGCGACGGAATTTATCGCGCGTGAGCTTCCGCAGGTGCGCGTCGTGCCGCAAGACGCGACCTATCTGATGTGGCTTGATGCGGGCGCTTACACGCAGGATAGCGCGGAGCTTGCGCGCTTCATCCGCGAAAAAACGGGGCTGTATCTCTCCTGCGGCGCGCAATACGGCAAGGGCGGCGAGAAATTTTTGCGCCTAAATATCGCGACCTCTAGGGCGCTGCTAAAAGACGGGCTAGGGCGGCTGAAAGAGGCGCTAAAGATTTGCCCGCATTAA
- a CDS encoding DUF3137 domain-containing protein: MDRNGDLEELYLLEKRREKLARISKLVSFLIILLLVGLYVFLNTGAEPISFDTNWLIIALFIIFPVLNGLLYQLFCSVSSSKNGDAQRANFDKFSGFNTAQDTGALGQGAAQDGQILSAYAKEGQVLKAEAGEGSGFKDSDSRMSATCGRFEPKAAEREGGSEKDGAAGSKFNFLADLQSLEDERAALQEAVKKAGLIAVAVGTGVGALVTLFWEEMAVGAFFSVAVYGVVSALLTASKRRNFRSNFKNRVVASIAKSFGLSYDESGGLTADEFFEIYDCYTNEQSSEDMMSGEVQGVRVRFSDFYAAEKVRTKNGTRTDVKFQGVLFVADFHKRLNCEVRVCHKNSRNLRKYGQRANMDDVKFEEFFDVYTTDQVGARYALTPLLMQRLTEIYLRLGSQINAVLREDKIYVAIETWHDNFEPRIDCSLKQDATMALYVDEIGALVGIVSELNLNRKIWSE, encoded by the coding sequence ATGGATAGAAACGGCGATCTAGAAGAGCTTTACCTGCTTGAAAAACGGCGCGAAAAGCTCGCGCGCATTAGCAAGCTTGTCTCATTTTTGATAATCCTGCTACTAGTCGGGCTCTATGTGTTTTTGAATACCGGGGCGGAGCCTATCTCGTTTGATACAAACTGGCTTATAATCGCGCTTTTCATCATCTTTCCAGTTTTAAACGGACTGCTCTACCAACTATTTTGCAGCGTGAGCTCTAGTAAAAACGGTGACGCGCAGCGCGCAAATTTTGATAAATTTAGCGGCTTTAATACGGCGCAAGATACGGGCGCGCTAGGGCAGGGTGCGGCGCAAGATGGGCAAATTTTAAGTGCCTATGCGAAAGAGGGGCAGGTGTTAAAAGCCGAAGCGGGCGAGGGTAGCGGCTTTAAAGACAGCGATAGCCGCATGAGCGCTACTTGCGGGAGGTTTGAGCCCAAAGCCGCCGAAAGAGAAGGCGGGAGCGAAAAAGACGGAGCAGCCGGATCAAAATTTAACTTTCTAGCCGATCTGCAGAGCCTAGAGGATGAGCGTGCGGCGCTGCAAGAAGCGGTGAAAAAGGCCGGTCTAATCGCCGTTGCCGTAGGGACCGGCGTGGGCGCACTGGTGACGCTCTTTTGGGAGGAGATGGCGGTCGGAGCATTTTTCAGCGTGGCTGTTTACGGCGTCGTGAGCGCTCTTTTGACGGCGAGTAAAAGACGGAATTTCAGATCAAATTTTAAAAACAGGGTCGTCGCGAGCATCGCAAAAAGCTTCGGGCTTAGCTACGATGAAAGTGGCGGGCTTACAGCAGATGAGTTTTTTGAAATTTACGACTGCTACACAAACGAGCAATCGAGCGAGGATATGATGAGCGGGGAGGTGCAGGGCGTGCGCGTTAGATTTAGCGACTTTTACGCCGCCGAAAAGGTGCGCACCAAAAACGGCACTCGCACCGACGTAAAATTTCAAGGAGTGCTTTTCGTCGCGGATTTTCATAAAAGGCTTAACTGCGAGGTGCGGGTGTGTCACAAAAACTCGCGAAATCTGCGCAAATACGGGCAGCGAGCGAATATGGACGACGTGAAATTTGAGGAGTTTTTCGACGTCTATACGACCGATCAAGTGGGCGCGAGATACGCTCTGACGCCGCTTTTGATGCAGCGGCTGACGGAGATTTATCTAAGGCTGGGCTCGCAGATAAACGCGGTGCTAAGGGAGGATAAAATTTACGTGGCGATCGAGACCTGGCACGATAATTTCGAGCCTAGAATCGACTGCTCGCTAAAGCAGGACGCCACGATGGCGCTCTACGTAGATGAGATCGGCGCGCTTGTGGGCATCGTGAGCGAGCTAAATTTGAACCGTAAAATTTGGAGCGAATGA
- a CDS encoding cysteine ABC transporter substrate-binding protein, translated as MKKTLSTLFILGALFFAGCNDEGKGSSNSAQGSAAPQSYIDGIKKRGVVRIAVFGDKPPFGYIDEAGKNAGYDVYFAKRIAKELLGDESKVQFVLVEAANRAEFLASDKVDITLANFTVTPERKEVVDFALPYMKVALGVASKDGDITDVSQLKDKTLLINKGTTADLYFTKNHPEIKLLKFDQNTETFGAMLDGRGDAIAHDNTLLFAWTKSNPGFKVGIRSLGDQDVIAPAVKKGNDELRKWLDDLIVKLADEKFFHADYDATLAPVYGDDIKADDVVIEGGKL; from the coding sequence ATGAAAAAAACGCTAAGCACGCTTTTTATCTTAGGTGCGTTATTTTTCGCAGGTTGCAACGACGAGGGCAAAGGCTCCTCAAATTCCGCACAAGGTTCCGCCGCTCCGCAAAGCTATATCGACGGGATCAAAAAGCGTGGTGTGGTAAGGATCGCGGTTTTCGGCGACAAGCCGCCGTTTGGTTACATCGATGAGGCGGGCAAAAACGCGGGATATGACGTGTATTTTGCAAAACGTATCGCAAAGGAGCTCTTAGGAGATGAGAGCAAGGTTCAGTTCGTGCTCGTAGAGGCCGCCAATCGCGCGGAATTCTTGGCGTCTGATAAGGTCGATATCACGCTTGCAAATTTCACCGTCACGCCGGAGCGCAAAGAGGTCGTGGATTTCGCGCTACCGTATATGAAGGTAGCTCTCGGCGTCGCGAGCAAGGACGGCGATATCACCGACGTTTCGCAGCTTAAGGACAAAACGCTTTTAATCAACAAAGGCACGACCGCGGATCTGTATTTTACGAAAAACCATCCCGAGATCAAGCTTTTAAAATTTGACCAAAATACCGAGACTTTTGGTGCGATGCTGGATGGCAGGGGCGACGCAATCGCGCATGATAATACGCTTTTGTTTGCGTGGACGAAGTCAAACCCTGGCTTTAAGGTAGGTATCCGCTCGCTCGGCGATCAGGACGTCATCGCGCCTGCGGTCAAAAAGGGCAACGACGAGCTTCGCAAATGGCTTGACGATCTAATCGTAAAGCTCGCGGACGAGAAATTTTTCCACGCCGACTACGACGCGACGCTAGCGCCCGTATACGGCGACGACATCAAAGCTGACGACGTCGTAATCGAGGGCGGGAAGCTATAA
- a CDS encoding amino acid ABC transporter ATP-binding protein has translation MEILKIDKVNKFYGELHALKDISLSVAQGEVVVILGPSGCGKSTLLRTINGLEPVQSGNFIIEGERIDQNFKEWRRIRQKIGMVFQSYELFDHLNVLHNIILGPVKVQGVPREQAVELARHWLKIVGLENKERAYPKELSGGQKQRIAIVRSLVMKPKIMLFDEVTAALDPEIVREVLDVMLNLAKEGQTMLIVTHEMGFARAVADRIVFMDEGSIVEINEPEAFFTAPKSERAKKFLNMFEFKK, from the coding sequence ATGGAAATTTTAAAAATCGATAAAGTCAATAAATTTTACGGCGAGCTACACGCGCTAAAGGACATCAGTCTTAGCGTCGCACAGGGCGAAGTCGTTGTGATCCTAGGCCCTAGCGGCTGCGGCAAAAGCACCCTACTTCGCACGATAAACGGGCTAGAGCCGGTACAAAGCGGAAATTTTATAATCGAAGGCGAGCGGATCGATCAAAATTTCAAAGAGTGGCGCAGGATCAGACAAAAAATCGGCATGGTCTTTCAAAGCTACGAGCTCTTCGACCACTTAAATGTACTACATAATATAATCCTAGGTCCCGTGAAAGTTCAAGGCGTACCGCGCGAGCAAGCTGTAGAGCTAGCCAGGCATTGGCTCAAAATCGTAGGACTAGAAAATAAAGAGCGAGCCTACCCCAAAGAGCTTAGCGGCGGGCAGAAGCAGCGCATCGCAATCGTACGAAGCCTTGTGATGAAGCCCAAGATCATGCTTTTTGACGAGGTTACCGCAGCACTTGATCCCGAGATCGTGCGCGAGGTGCTCGACGTAATGCTAAATCTCGCCAAAGAGGGGCAGACGATGTTAATCGTAACGCACGAGATGGGCTTTGCGCGCGCCGTAGCCGATCGTATAGTTTTTATGGATGAGGGAAGCATCGTCGAGATCAATGAGCCGGAGGCGTTCTTCACCGCTCCGAAGAGCGAGCGCGCGAAGAAATTTCTAAATATGTTCGAATTTAAAAAATAA
- a CDS encoding amino acid ABC transporter permease: MELLSGENLIRLLGGLGVTLQIALISIAVSLVLGLVLGILMASGRRALYIPLKICLEIVRIMPPIVWLFIVYFGASKAFGIHISNIAASIIVFSVWGVFEMMDLVRGAVLSIPKHQFESAEALAFSRSQIYLYIILPLAMRRLVPATINLFSRMIKTTSIAVLIGVIELVKVGQQIIEVNVFRDNYAPLIIYGAIFFVYFLICYPISALSKKLENRWS; encoded by the coding sequence ATGGAACTCTTAAGCGGCGAAAATTTAATCAGGCTTCTTGGCGGGCTTGGGGTCACGCTGCAAATCGCGCTTATCTCGATCGCGGTTTCGCTGGTACTGGGCTTGGTACTTGGAATTTTAATGGCCTCTGGGCGCAGAGCCTTATACATCCCGCTTAAAATTTGCCTGGAGATCGTGCGGATTATGCCGCCTATCGTTTGGCTATTTATCGTATATTTCGGCGCGAGCAAGGCATTTGGCATACACATCTCAAATATCGCGGCTTCGATCATCGTCTTTAGCGTCTGGGGCGTTTTTGAGATGATGGATCTGGTGCGCGGCGCCGTGCTTAGCATCCCCAAGCATCAGTTCGAAAGCGCCGAAGCGCTCGCATTTAGCAGATCTCAAATTTATCTCTACATCATCCTGCCGCTTGCGATGAGGCGCCTAGTGCCCGCAACGATAAATTTATTCAGCAGGATGATAAAAACAACCTCGATCGCCGTACTAATCGGCGTTATCGAGCTCGTCAAGGTCGGGCAACAGATCATCGAAGTGAATGTCTTTCGCGACAATTACGCGCCGCTAATCATCTACGGAGCGATATTTTTCGTATATTTTTTGATCTGCTATCCGATCTCGGCGCTTTCGAAAAAACTAGAAAACAGGTGGAGCTGA
- a CDS encoding amino acid ABC transporter permease, with protein MDFDFIAKFSPMFVKAGVLTLKLAFYGILLSIIIGFICTLIKYKRLPLLSPLVSAYIELSRNTPLLIQLFFLYYGLPKLGVQISGFTCAIVGLAFLGGSYMSESFRLGFEAIKKSQIESAMSLGLSEAQIVFYVVLPRAFAIALPSISANIIFLLKETSIVSIVALADLVYAAKDVIGLYYKTNEALFMLSVSYLIIILPLSLALTLLEKRLAYMRG; from the coding sequence ATGGATTTTGATTTTATAGCTAAATTTAGCCCAATGTTCGTAAAGGCGGGGGTTTTAACACTGAAGCTTGCATTTTACGGGATTTTACTATCCATCATCATCGGTTTTATCTGTACGTTGATAAAATACAAAAGATTGCCTCTATTAAGTCCGCTCGTGAGCGCATATATCGAGCTATCGCGTAATACTCCGCTTTTAATTCAGCTATTTTTTCTATACTACGGCCTGCCGAAGTTGGGCGTTCAAATTTCGGGCTTTACCTGCGCGATCGTAGGTCTTGCTTTTTTGGGCGGCAGCTACATGAGCGAGAGCTTTAGGCTCGGCTTTGAGGCGATAAAAAAATCCCAGATTGAAAGCGCGATGAGCCTCGGTCTTAGTGAGGCTCAGATAGTCTTTTACGTCGTGCTGCCGCGCGCCTTTGCGATCGCCCTGCCCTCCATCAGCGCAAACATAATCTTTCTGCTTAAAGAAACCTCGATCGTTAGCATCGTAGCGCTTGCCGATCTCGTTTATGCCGCAAAGGACGTGATCGGGCTGTATTACAAGACGAACGAGGCGCTATTTATGCTAAGCGTTTCGTATCTGATCATAATCCTGCCGCTTTCGCTAGCGCTTACGCTGCTTGAAAAGCGCCTTGCGTATATGAGAGGCTAG
- a CDS encoding DASS family sodium-coupled anion symporter: MAIAAAVGFALYAALPFEPNVKKGLALLAFIAIMWLTEAVHITVTALMVPVLAVAIGLGKFAKDGTFTAATIKSTLANFANPTIFTFFGGFALATALHMQKLDKKIAMWLIARAGGRLGVAAILICLATAILSMWVSNTATAAMMLPIALGICANMDESKDRGTLVFLLLGIAYSASIGGLGTLVGSPPNLIVAQALHYSFADWMKVGLPLMCVMLPIMLAVLYIIFKPNLSHKIEMDLEHIPWTRERIITIVVFALTALGWIFSKQISALVGFKVDDAYVAICSAVVIVILGLAKWHDIAENTEWGVLLLFGGGLTLSAVLGDSGASKVLGDLVAHTFGGAPTYIVLLVTAVFIICLTEFTSNTASAALLVPVFAGVAAQMGLPKETLTIVIGVGASCAFIMPVATPPNALVFGTGRIRQAEMVRSGGILAIFSAFLVSGYAYIFYS, from the coding sequence ATGGCGATTGCCGCTGCTGTGGGCTTTGCGCTATATGCCGCGTTACCATTTGAGCCTAATGTCAAAAAAGGCCTTGCGCTGCTTGCTTTTATCGCGATTATGTGGCTTACAGAGGCCGTGCATATCACGGTAACCGCGCTTATGGTGCCGGTGCTTGCGGTAGCTATCGGACTTGGTAAATTCGCTAAAGATGGCACTTTCACGGCTGCCACCATCAAAAGCACGCTTGCAAATTTTGCAAACCCTACGATCTTTACCTTTTTCGGCGGCTTCGCGCTGGCAACGGCTCTGCATATGCAAAAGCTCGATAAAAAGATCGCGATGTGGCTAATCGCCCGCGCAGGCGGTCGCTTGGGCGTGGCTGCGATTTTAATCTGCCTTGCTACGGCGATCCTTTCGATGTGGGTTTCAAACACCGCAACTGCTGCGATGATGCTTCCGATCGCGCTTGGAATTTGCGCCAACATGGACGAGAGCAAAGATCGCGGCACGCTCGTGTTTTTGCTTTTAGGCATCGCGTATTCTGCAAGCATCGGAGGTTTGGGCACGCTCGTGGGATCTCCGCCAAATTTAATCGTGGCTCAAGCCTTGCACTACAGCTTCGCGGACTGGATGAAGGTAGGTTTACCACTAATGTGCGTGATGCTGCCGATAATGCTTGCGGTGCTTTATATAATTTTCAAGCCGAATTTAAGTCATAAAATAGAGATGGATCTGGAGCATATCCCTTGGACGCGCGAGCGCATTATTACGATCGTCGTATTTGCTCTAACAGCGCTTGGCTGGATATTTTCGAAACAAATTTCAGCTCTTGTGGGCTTTAAAGTGGATGATGCTTACGTCGCCATCTGCTCGGCAGTCGTAATCGTCATACTAGGGCTTGCCAAATGGCACGATATCGCCGAAAACACCGAGTGGGGCGTGCTGTTGCTTTTCGGCGGCGGACTTACGCTAAGTGCGGTTTTAGGCGATTCTGGAGCTTCTAAGGTGCTTGGCGATCTAGTCGCGCACACTTTCGGCGGAGCGCCTACTTACATCGTACTTTTGGTAACGGCGGTTTTCATCATCTGCCTTACGGAATTTACGAGCAACACCGCCTCTGCTGCACTTTTAGTGCCTGTATTTGCGGGAGTAGCGGCGCAAATGGGGCTGCCAAAAGAAACTCTTACTATAGTAATCGGTGTGGGCGCAAGCTGCGCTTTCATAATGCCAGTAGCGACGCCGCCGAATGCTTTGGTTTTCGGCACGGGACGCATTCGCCAGGCGGAAATGGTACGAAGTGGCGGAATTCTAGCGATATTCTCCGCGTTTTTGGTTTCGGGATACGCGTATATTTTTTACTCGTAA
- the purB gene encoding adenylosuccinate lyase: protein MVERYARKEMSEKWSLQAKYDAWLKVELAAVKAWNKLGLISDCDKDKILQNASFRIERIDEIEKTTKHDVIAFLTSVSESLGQESRFVHYGMTSSDCIDTAVALQIKESMELIIEDVQNLKAAIKSQAMKHKMTLMVGRSHGIHGEPITFGLVLAVWYDEINRALELLQHAKSVISYGKISGAMGNFAHAPLELEELVCEYLGLKPAPASNQVIQRDRYAQVMSALAILASSCEKIAIAIRHYQRTEVYEAEEFFSPGQKGSSAMPHKRNPVLSENVTGLCRMIRSFAIPAMEDVALWHERDISHSSVERFILPDGFITADFMLNRLTSLIEKLLVYPENMMRNLNLTGGLVFSQRVLLELPKRGVSREDAYKIVQRNAMKVWADLQEGKKAIDEQGHSLFLQNLLADTKLREKLSESEIKECFDYGYYTKNVDAIFARVFGK, encoded by the coding sequence ATGGTCGAAAGATACGCAAGAAAAGAGATGTCTGAAAAATGGAGCTTGCAAGCCAAATATGACGCGTGGCTAAAAGTCGAGCTCGCAGCGGTTAAGGCGTGGAATAAACTAGGTCTAATAAGCGACTGCGATAAAGATAAAATTCTACAAAACGCAAGCTTTAGGATCGAGCGGATAGATGAGATCGAAAAGACGACCAAGCACGACGTCATCGCGTTTCTAACGAGCGTGAGTGAGAGCCTTGGGCAGGAGAGCCGCTTCGTGCATTACGGAATGACTAGCAGTGACTGCATCGATACCGCCGTCGCGCTACAAATCAAAGAAAGCATGGAGCTCATCATTGAGGATGTGCAAAATTTAAAAGCTGCGATAAAATCTCAAGCCATGAAGCATAAAATGACACTGATGGTCGGGCGCAGCCACGGTATCCACGGCGAGCCGATCACTTTCGGACTCGTGCTTGCGGTCTGGTATGATGAGATAAATCGCGCGCTAGAGCTTTTGCAACACGCAAAAAGCGTCATCAGCTACGGCAAAATAAGCGGTGCGATGGGGAATTTCGCCCACGCTCCACTAGAGTTGGAAGAGCTAGTGTGCGAATATCTGGGGCTAAAGCCCGCTCCTGCATCCAATCAAGTCATCCAGCGCGATCGCTACGCGCAGGTAATGAGCGCACTTGCGATCCTGGCTTCCAGCTGCGAAAAGATCGCTATCGCAATCCGCCACTATCAACGCACCGAGGTTTATGAGGCAGAGGAATTTTTTAGCCCAGGTCAAAAGGGCAGCTCTGCGATGCCGCACAAACGAAATCCTGTGCTTAGCGAAAACGTAACGGGACTATGTCGTATGATCCGTAGCTTCGCAATACCCGCGATGGAGGATGTAGCGCTATGGCACGAACGCGATATCAGCCATAGCTCAGTCGAGCGATTTATCCTCCCCGACGGCTTTATAACCGCCGATTTTATGCTAAATCGCTTGACAAGCTTGATTGAAAAACTGCTAGTATATCCTGAAAATATGATGAGAAATCTAAATTTAACCGGTGGGCTCGTGTTTTCGCAGCGCGTGCTGCTAGAACTGCCTAAACGAGGAGTTAGCAGAGAGGATGCTTATAAGATCGTGCAACGTAATGCAATGAAGGTCTGGGCGGATCTGCAAGAGGGTAAAAAAGCTATAGATGAGCAAGGGCATAGCCTATTTTTGCAAAATCTGCTAGCAGATACAAAGCTACGAGAAAAGCTAAGCGAAAGCGAGATCAAAGAGTGCTTCGACTACGGATATTACACCAAAAACGTAGACGCGATTTTCGCTAGGGTTTTTGGCAAATAG